One genomic region from Clarias gariepinus isolate MV-2021 ecotype Netherlands chromosome 20, CGAR_prim_01v2, whole genome shotgun sequence encodes:
- the LOC128508438 gene encoding SLAM family member 5-like isoform X2, whose protein sequence is MMKILPGNRILWTFLLLLCCLLCAAGDETVTLQEVEGTTITLHTGITGIQSDAHIVWFYGPEKAEEKILNSQVFKGETVTEISERFKERLQLDRISGALTIRNISRNHSGVYLLHVIAGRLSSKTFSVSVYEECFPLCTVENGEDVTLSWYRGTERLNITNNTDLSVNLSLTLQIHNQDINTNTYTCVSANPVSNKTTSLSITQLCDHHPDKKRERSRFLLPVVISVGGLILILVILSPLFIQRIKEKQQVSDKSEDLTYSDVKRVKAEENWSVTCVEENGSVVYSEVKRS, encoded by the exons GTTTACTGTGTGCAGCTGGAGACGAGACGGTCACACTGCAGGAAGTGGAAGGAACCACTATAACTCTCCATACTGGGATAACTGGGATTCAAAGTGATGCTCATATTGTCTGGTTTTATGGACCTGAAAAAGCAGAGGAGAAGATATTAAACAGTCAGGTGTTTAAAGGAGAAACTGTTACAGAAATCAGTGAGAGATTTAAAGAGCGACTGCAGCTGGACAGAATCAGTGGAGCTTTAACCATCAGGAACATCAGCAGGAATCATTCTGGAGTTTATTTATTACACGTCATCGCTGGACGTCTCTCATCTAAGACtttcagtgtcagtgtttatg AGGAGTGTTTCCCCCTGTGCACTGTGGAGAATGGAGAAGATGTGACGTTATCCTGGTACAGAGGGACTGAGAGACTCAATATCACCAATAACACAGATCTCAGTGTTAACCTCAGTCTCACACTGCAAATACACAACCAGGACATTAACACTAACACTTACACCTGTGTGTCTGCAAACCCTGTCAGCAATAAAACAACTTCTCTCAGCATCACACAGCTCTGTGATCATCACCCAG ataaaaaaagagagcgTTCCCGTTTTCTGCTTCCTGTCGTGATATCTGTTGGAGGTCTCATCCTGATATTAGTAATATTATCACCTCTGTTTATTcagagaataaaagaaaagcaaCAAG TTTCTGATAAATCTGAGGATCTGACTTACTCTGATGTGAAGAGAGTTAAAGCG GAAGAAAACTGGAGTGTGACGTGTGTTGAAGAGAACGGCTCAGTGGTGTACTCAGAGGTGAAGAGATCCTAA
- the LOC128508438 gene encoding CD48 antigen-like isoform X1 has product MMKILPGNRILWTFLLLLCCLLCAAGDETVTLQEVEGTTITLHTGITGIQSDAHIVWFYGPEKAEEKILNSQVFKGETVTEISERFKERLQLDRISGALTIRNISRNHSGVYLLHVIAGRLSSKTFSVSVYAPVSTPVIKNLRERQSVSPTEECFPLCTVENGEDVTLSWYRGTERLNITNNTDLSVNLSLTLQIHNQDINTNTYTCVSANPVSNKTTSLSITQLCDHHPDKKRERSRFLLPVVISVGGLILILVILSPLFIQRIKEKQQVSDKSEDLTYSDVKRVKAEENWSVTCVEENGSVVYSEVKRS; this is encoded by the exons GTTTACTGTGTGCAGCTGGAGACGAGACGGTCACACTGCAGGAAGTGGAAGGAACCACTATAACTCTCCATACTGGGATAACTGGGATTCAAAGTGATGCTCATATTGTCTGGTTTTATGGACCTGAAAAAGCAGAGGAGAAGATATTAAACAGTCAGGTGTTTAAAGGAGAAACTGTTACAGAAATCAGTGAGAGATTTAAAGAGCGACTGCAGCTGGACAGAATCAGTGGAGCTTTAACCATCAGGAACATCAGCAGGAATCATTCTGGAGTTTATTTATTACACGTCATCGCTGGACGTCTCTCATCTAAGACtttcagtgtcagtgtttatg CTCCAGTATCAACTCCAgtaataaaaaatctaagagAAAGACAAAGTGTTTCACCCACAGAGGAGTGTTTCCCCCTGTGCACTGTGGAGAATGGAGAAGATGTGACGTTATCCTGGTACAGAGGGACTGAGAGACTCAATATCACCAATAACACAGATCTCAGTGTTAACCTCAGTCTCACACTGCAAATACACAACCAGGACATTAACACTAACACTTACACCTGTGTGTCTGCAAACCCTGTCAGCAATAAAACAACTTCTCTCAGCATCACACAGCTCTGTGATCATCACCCAG ataaaaaaagagagcgTTCCCGTTTTCTGCTTCCTGTCGTGATATCTGTTGGAGGTCTCATCCTGATATTAGTAATATTATCACCTCTGTTTATTcagagaataaaagaaaagcaaCAAG TTTCTGATAAATCTGAGGATCTGACTTACTCTGATGTGAAGAGAGTTAAAGCG GAAGAAAACTGGAGTGTGACGTGTGTTGAAGAGAACGGCTCAGTGGTGTACTCAGAGGTGAAGAGATCCTAA
- the LOC128508441 gene encoding uncharacterized protein LOC128508441: protein MILWLNAYNTNSDPKVIGGYFLETVRETGGCPRTLRADMGTENSSIRDIQRSLRQNDLDLQSGERSFIYGRSTSNQRIESWWGILRKECVEFWLEQLHSLKNEGVFNGEFLDKNLIIFCFLGIIQTELDAVKESWNSHLIRPSRNQRVPHGRPEVMYLLPELYNTQDYLCQIPEDEVNHYENDCVHRSDIVCDNDIFTLCTSIMAENNLHVPGDTYMALDLYLFLRQELTNRLDIER from the exons ATGATTTTGTGGCTCAATGCATACAACACAAACAGTGATCCCAAAGTTATTGGTGGATATTTTCTCGAGACAGTAAGAGAAACTGGTGGTTGTCCTCGTACTTTAAGAGCAGACATGGGAACCGAGAACAGCTCTATCCGAGACATTCAGCGGTCCTTGCGTCAAAATGATCTTGACTTACAAAGTGGTGAAAGAAGTTTCATCTATGGGCGAAGCACAAGTAACCAAAGAATTGAAAGTTGGTGGGGAATTCTTCGCAAAGAGTGTGTGGAGTTTTGGCTGGAGCAACTCCATAGCCTCAAAAATGAAGGTGTTTTCAATGGGGAATTCCTAGATAAAAATCTTATCATCTTCTGCTTTCTTGGTATCATACAA ACTGAATTGGATGCTGTCAAAGAGTCATGGAATAGTCACCTTATTCGTCCGTCACGAAACCAGAGAGTTCCCCATGGACGCCCTGAAGTCATGTATTTATTACCAGAACTATACAACACACAGGACTACTTATGCCAGATTCCAGAGGATGAAGTCAACCATTATGAAAATGACTGTGTCCACCGATCCGACATCGTTTGTGATAACGACATCTTTACACTGTGCACCTCCATCATGGCTGAAAATAATCTTCATGTTCCTGGGGACACTTACATGGCATTGGACCTCTACCTTTTCCTACGACAAGAACTAACAAATCGTCTAGACATTGAAAGATAA